From a region of the Mercurialis annua linkage group LG1-X, ddMerAnnu1.2, whole genome shotgun sequence genome:
- the LOC126669054 gene encoding axial regulator YABBY 5 isoform X1: MSSCIDAVPEQLCYIPCNFCNIVLAVSVPCSSMFDIVTVRCGHCANLWSVNMAAAFQSLSWPDSQAPKHTLPDYRIELGSSSKCNNRISMRPPVAEQKIVNRPPEKRQRVPSAYNQFIKEEIQRIKANNPDISHREAFSTAAKNWAHYPHIHFGLMLESNNQTNKLDDGYGKHLMSRTTLYNK, translated from the exons atGTCAAGCTGCATCGATGCTGTTCCTGAGCAACTCTGCTACATCCCTTGCAACTTTTGCAATATTGTTCTCGCG GTGAGCGTTCCATGCAGCAGTATGTTTGACATAGTTACCGTCCGATGTGGGCACTGCGCTAATCTATGGTCCGTCAACATGGCAGCTGCCTTTCAGTCACTATCATGGCCAGATTCTCAG GCACCAAAGCATACCTTGCCTGACTACAGAATTGAATTGGGTTCTTCATCAAAATGCAATAACAGGATTTCGATGCGACCACCAGTTGCCGAACAAAAAATTGTTAATCGAC CTCCCGAGAAGAGGCAGCGAGTACCTTCTGCATATAACCAGTTCATAAA AGAGGAGATTCAGAGGATTAAAGCAAACAATCCTGATATTAGTCACAGAGAAGCATTCAGTACTGCTGCCAAAAAT TGGGCACATTATCCTCATATTCATTTTGGGTTGATGTTGGAGAGCAACAATCAAACTAATAAGTTAGATGAT GGTTATGGGAAGCACCTAATGTCAAGGACTACGCTATATAATAAATGA
- the LOC126669054 gene encoding axial regulator YABBY 5 isoform X2: MSSCIDAVPEQLCYIPCNFCNIVLAVSVPCSSMFDIVTVRCGHCANLWSVNMAAAFQSLSWPDSQAPKHTLPDYRIELGSSSKCNNRISMRPPVAEQKIVNRPPEKRQRVPSAYNQFIKEEIQRIKANNPDISHREAFSTAAKNWAHYPHIHFGLMLESNNQTNKLDDNYSMKKKLKHFHL, translated from the exons atGTCAAGCTGCATCGATGCTGTTCCTGAGCAACTCTGCTACATCCCTTGCAACTTTTGCAATATTGTTCTCGCG GTGAGCGTTCCATGCAGCAGTATGTTTGACATAGTTACCGTCCGATGTGGGCACTGCGCTAATCTATGGTCCGTCAACATGGCAGCTGCCTTTCAGTCACTATCATGGCCAGATTCTCAG GCACCAAAGCATACCTTGCCTGACTACAGAATTGAATTGGGTTCTTCATCAAAATGCAATAACAGGATTTCGATGCGACCACCAGTTGCCGAACAAAAAATTGTTAATCGAC CTCCCGAGAAGAGGCAGCGAGTACCTTCTGCATATAACCAGTTCATAAA AGAGGAGATTCAGAGGATTAAAGCAAACAATCCTGATATTAGTCACAGAGAAGCATTCAGTACTGCTGCCAAAAAT TGGGCACATTATCCTCATATTCATTTTGGGTTGATGTTGGAGAGCAACAATCAAACTAATAAGTTAGATGAT AATTACTCAATGAAGAAGAAACTGAAGCATTTCCACCTATAA
- the LOC126675034 gene encoding serine/threonine-protein phosphatase 7 long form homolog — translation MAERRDYYTPGPLVPDVLTMQDDHRSSVIWDNQGDESSLGSRSSARLTPFHELDSRIRNGIIQTGMSGFLAMRQFPVDLCLITALVERWRPETHTFWFPEGECTITLQDVAILTGLPVDGTPVTGPRIRDWNTVSVPLLGRQLEVSRPRKPGSSWVSGAWLSAQFGGWTVLPAGATEDQVDQAVRGYLWAALQGLCFPDLNSGHLGVRILPHLADLGHLRDISWGSAVLAYLYHELCLCASASADRQNIGGAVWILQLWAYERLRPLRPRLADFTVTGGLPLGDRWAGPRQRERGTPRVPRHSVSHFRLLLDGLRYDDVSFNFFFEFN, via the exons ATGGCTGAACGTCGGGACTACTACACTCCTGGGCCGTTGGTCCCAGACGTTCTGACAATGCAGGACGATCACAGATCCTCGGTTATTTGGGATAACCAG GGCGACGAGTCTTCCTTAGGGTCACGTTCGAGCGCCAGACTTACTCCATTTCACGAGCTAGATTCTCGCATCAGGAATGGGATTATTCAGACTGGCATGTCTGGTTTTCTAGCGATGCGCCAGTTTCCAGTTGACTTGTGCCTTATCACAGCTCTTGTGGAGAGGTGGAGACCAGAGACACACACGTTTTGGTTTCCAGAGGGCGAGTGTACTATCACGCTGCAGGACGTGGCCATCCTGACAGGGCTCCCAGTGGATGGGACGCCCGTTACCGGACCTCGTATACGGGATTGGAACACGGTGTCTGTTCCTCTTTTAGGGAGGCAGTTAGAGGTCAGCCGTCCCCGTAAACCGGGGTCCTCGTGGGTTAGTGGTGCTTGGTTGTCAGCCCAGTTTGGTGGTTGGACGGTATTGCCTGCGGGTGCTACAGAGGATCAGGTCGACCAGGCGGTTCGAGGCTACCTTTGGGCTGCTTTACAGGGTCTGTGCTTTCCGGACTTGAACAGTGGCCACTTGGGCGTGAGGATTCTTCCGCATCTGGCGGATTTAGGCCACTTGCGCGATATTAGCTGGGGATCGGCTGTTCTGGCGTATTTGTACCACGAGCTATGCCTCTGCGCCTCTGCTTCGGCGGACAGACAGAACATCGGGGGCGCCGTGTGGATTCTACAGCTCTGGGCTTACGAGCGACTTAGGCCATTGCGACCCCGTTTGGCCGACTTTACCGTCACAGGGGGATTGCCTTTGGGTGACAG ATGGGCGGGTCCCAGACAGCGGGAGCGGGGGACACCACGAGTTCCCAGACACTCAGTTTCTCACTTCAGACTGTTATTGGACGGGCTGCGTTACGACGatgtaagttttaattttttttttgaatttaactaA
- the LOC126675043 gene encoding extensin-like has product MYLTGRHIWRARVPMIYYHIVEWHQPDRVLQQFGLQQPIPLPAMQDRRLHNIQYQGNYNFDELLSDYIQIWNNRAAYVVQGYQLQRPPHYHSAYMEWFRSRSRRWITHEGAAAGQSRDTFEMIALQREARASRIGTAARSSQLAYGEERRDVTLPPPEPAVPAYVLPPLPPLTIDLAHIRGARRRQPRVAPPRERPADPIPPPVYFHFDPTATTDRRGEYYGPTQYYGSTSTSASQPPWHQTYFPQGPQVSSYQVPPSSMPFFEPSYGQTAYTTSLGTPPASQFQQATPPASQFRQTTPPASQFRQTTPPASPFQQATPPPFAASDQYYRPAPYTDAPPFTSFDQCYRPTMPSDEQPSTSHSRPSSSHQAQDPSQLHFTLSESWLFGPEIGSEAYEELLSRPDLTPPSFRLLPPTQEETGTAPPAADVQHSAQDEDASDSGESPPVARQFHSITDSSRHRRETHGLRVQRPRTRRYED; this is encoded by the exons ATGTACCTGACAGGGCGACATATCTGGCGTGCCCGAGTGCCAATGATCTACTATCACATCGTGGAGTGGCACCAGCCGGATAGGGTTCTGCAGCAGTTCGGCTTACAGCAGCCCATTCCCCTGCCTGCTATGCAAGATCGGCGCCTTCATAACATCCAGTATCAGGGGAACTACAACTTCGATGAACTGCTCTCAGATTACATTCAGATTTGGAACAACAGAGCGGCTTACGTTGTTCAGGGTTACCAGCTCCAGCGACCACCTCACTACCATTCAGCGTATATGGAGTGGTTTCGGAGCCGCAGCCGGCGTTGGATTACCCATGAGGGCGCAGCAGCCGGACAGAGT CGCGACACTTTCGAGATGATCGCCCTTCAGAGAGAGGCGCGTGCGTCTAGGATTGGGACTGCTGCACGCAGTTCTCAATTAGCTTACGGAGAGGAGCGCCGTGACGTCACACTGCCCCCACCAGAGCCAGCAGTTCCGGCTTACGTACTACCTCCTCTTCCTCCCCTGACCATCGATCTGGCTCACATCAGGGGAGCGCGTAGACGGCAGCCTAGAGTCGCCCCGCCTCGCGAGCGCCCGGCAGACCCTATCCCCCCACCGGTCTACTTCCACTTCGATCCTACAGCCACTACAGACAGACGGGGGGAGTACTATGGCCCGACTCAGTACTACGGTTCCACTTCCACTTCAGCATCACAGCCTCCGTGGCATCAGACCTATTTCCCACAG GGACCCCAGGTATCATCGTATCAGGTCCCGCCTTCGTCGATGCCGTTTTTTGAGCCGTCGTACGGACAGACAGCATATACCACTTCTCTGGGCACACCACCGGCGTCTCAGTTCCAGCAGGCCACACCACCGGCGTCTCAGTTCCGGCAGACCACACCACCGGCGTCTCAGTTCCGGCAGACCACACCACCGGCGTCTCCGTTTCAGCAGGCCACACCACCGCCGTTTGCTGCATCAGATCAGTATTACCGTCCAGCGCCATATACAGATGCTCCACCGTTCACGTCTTTCGATCAGTGTTACCGTCCCACGATGCCTTCGGATGAGCAGCCGTCGACGTCACATTCCCGGCCATCTTCTTCTCACCAGGCCCAGGATCCATCACAGCTACATTTTACACTGTCAGAGTCATGGTTATTCGGTCCGGAGATCGGTTCAGAGGCGTACGAGGAGCTTTTATCACGACCGGATCTCACACCTCCATCTTTTAGACTTCTACCGCCCACACAGGAGGAGACCGGTACTGCACCACCAGCAGCAGACGTTCAGCATTCAGCTCAGGACGAGGACGCCTCCGACAGCGGCGAGAGCCCTCCGGTAGCCAGACAGTTTCACTCGATCACAGACAGCTCGCGGCACCGACGAGAGACTCACGGTTTGAGGGTACAGAGACCGAGGACTCGTAGATATGAGGATTAG